A region of the Bacillus sp. NP247 genome:
TATTAAAATTTATTTTAGTTAAGACTTCTGCTAACTCTATTTCATTTTCCACTTTAAATGTTAGGCTTTTTTCTTCTGATCCGAATATATTTGCTAGTTTAGTGTAGTCCCACATTTGTATGTCATTATACGGTTGATTTTGGCCGTGAATCGCACGTTCAACATTATATCCATTGTTATTGACTAAAAATATTATCGGTTTTAAATTTTGACGAAGTACAGTCGATAACTCTTGAACAGTTAATTGGAAAGAACCATCACCAATAATTAAAATGTTACGTCGCGATAAATCAGCGAGCTGTGTACCAAGTAGAGCAGGTAATGTATAACCGATTGATCCCCATAATGGTTGCCCGACGTATGTAGTGTTGTTTGGTAAAGGGATAGCGGAACTACCAAAGAAAGGTGTTCCTTGCTCTGCAATTAAGACATCGTTTTCTTTTAAAAAATGATTCATTTGTTGCCAAAATCGTTTTTGTGTAACGATTTGTTTTTTTGGAATGAACCCTTCGGTAAATAAAGATGATTCAGAGATAAAAGGCTTAATTTCAAGAACTTCCTCGCTGCGATTCCTTTTATGCGAGCGTATCCATCGGCTGCATATGCCGCATTTAATTCATTACAATTGCCAATCCACTTTAGCTTTTCATGTGCTAGTTCATCATCTAAAAAAGCTAAATTATAATCACCAGGGAACCAAAAATATATTCAATTCCTAATTCGCTTAGTCGGTCTAGTAAATATGTACTTACAGTATATTGCGTTTGCAATTGAATCATCTCCTAACTGTACAATGAATATTTCAATTAACTAAAGAAGTTCCAGTGCGTTGATTAAAATATTGATTACTGGATTGTGGTATAATTTACATACAGGGGGAAAGTAGATGACACAACATAAAGAAGAACAGATGAATGAGGCATTAGCATTATTTTACTTTGCATATAAAACTTTTACAGAAAAACCAGATGAAATTATAAAAGAATATGGTATACAACGAGTACATCACCGAATTTTATTTTTTATCGCACGTTTTCCAGGGATAAGTGTAAATGAGTTACTATCGTTATTAGAAATAAGTAAACAAGCTCTTCACGGACCACTGCGTCAACTTGTGGAAAAGGGACTAATTGAAAGTAATGAAGCTACTCATGATCGTCGAGTAAAACAATTATCCTTAACAGAAGAAGGTACAGATTTAGAGAAAAAACTAAGTGATGTTCAAAGAAAACAAATGGGTGCTATTTTTTCAAAATTTGGTGAATCATGTGAAGAGAATTGGCATCAAGTTATGAACGAAATGGCGAATAGCCGTTCAGGCCATGATGCATGGATAACGAAAAGAGAAATACCAGTTGATCAAAAATAATGAGAAATATGCCTTTCTTTATAGTTTGAAAAAGAAAGAATTTTATCCATGCATTTGGCAACTATGGATAAATCATAGAGTGAATGGATAAAAAGATGCATTACTAGATACTTTATACGTGTACGCGATGGAACAATAAAATTCACATTTCCGAGAGGGGAATTATAATGATAAAACTTGTACTTATTCGTCACGGACAAAGTTTATGGAACCTTGAAAATCGCTTTACTGGATGGACGGATGTAGATCTATCAGAGAATGGATTAAGTGAAGCAAGAGAAGCAGGAGCAATATTAAAGGAAAACGGTTATACTTTCGATGCTGCTTACACATCTGTATTAAAACGAGCAATCCGGACTGTATGGATTGTTCTGCATGAAATGGATCTTACTTGGGTGCCTGTACATAAATCATGGAAACTAAATGAAAGGCATTATGGAGCGCTACAAGGATTGAATAAAGAAGAAACTGCAAAAAAATACGGTGAAGAGCAAGTTCATATTTGGAGAAGAAGTGTCAATGTAAGACCACCTGCTCTTACTGAAGATGACCCTAGATATGAGGCGAACGATCCAAGATATAAAACACTTCAAAAAGGTGAATTCCCATTGACGGAATGTTTAGAGGATACGGAGAAGAGAGTGCTGGAATATTGGCATTCAGAAATTGCACCATCATTAAAAAGTGGTGAGAAAGTAATTATTTCATCGCATGGTAATACAATTCGATCGCTAGTGAAATACTTAGACAACCTTTCAAATGATGGTGTGGTTTCATTAAATATTCCAACGAGCATACCACTTGTTTATGAATTAGACGATGATTTACATCCGATTCGTCATTATTACTTAAGTATGGACGGAGAAGTACCTGAAGGGGAAATTCCGAAACATATTTCTTTTTAACATGAAAATTTGAAACGCACACTTGTCTACATATACAATGTAGATTCATGATAAAGTGAAACTTTAATCAGTGGGGATTTTGTTCGTCCCCACTGCCCACCTAACTTCTTTGCTTTTGCTGAATTTTGAGGTGGAGGTCTTACTGCCCGGCAAATAGCGGGATAAAAGACGTGGTACCTTCTAATACATATGCGATATTGCTAAATTTAGAAGCTTGTCCACGTCTTTTGTCATAAAGAGAGCTGCTTGTGCATGTAATGATATCGTGAAGAGTTTTTGAATGGAGGGTGATGTGATTGACGATCTCTAACATTCGAATCGGTTTATTTATTCTAGTAATCGCCTTTGTAGTTCTTGTTTTCTTTTATTGGAAAAATGAAGAGTTGTACGAGGAGAAGAAACAACGAATTCGAAAAACTTGGTATGGTTTGTTTATAATATCAGTCACAGTTTATTTCATGATAAAAGGAATAGATTTAACCCTCTGGAAAAATCTTTTAATGTTCACTGCGATGGTAATTTTCGTTGATATTGCATTTATTTTAACACCTAATATTTCAGAAATATGGGGAGCGAAATTTAGCGATATTGGAAAGACGGTCCAATCAATTAAAAGGTCATTAATTGCTTCAAAAGCAAGAGGAGAAATATATACGACAATTATTCAAAATGTGAATCCAGCAGCCTTTGGGACAATGGAATGGCATACGGAAGAGGAATATACAAAAAGCTTAAACGCATTTTTAGATTCATATGGGGAAAAGATTGGTGCGAAAATTGTTGTGTTTGAAGCGGTGAAGGAATTAAATACAAACTTTCGTGGTATCCGCTCTCAATTTAGTAGTATTGTTCCATTAGAACACATCGAGCAATTGAATGAACAGAAAGCGGTGCAAGTAGAAAATGTCGGAATTATACCAGCAAAAACTGTGAGTGATGTCTTCATTGTTATTGATGGGAAGAAAAATAACCTTCAAGATCGAGATTTTGAAAATGTATATAATTTAACAATTCATCATAGTTATTTTAGTAAATAAGGACAGAATCTTTTTCTGTCCTTTTCACCTATACATAAAGGGAGAACAAATTCAGACAAACTTGTATAAAATCGGACAATCATTCCTACACTAGCACGTAGAGGTGATTGTAGTGATAAAAGATTATGACAATGATTTTTTTAAAGAAGATAATGAAGATACAACAGATTTCTCTTTAATAAAAGGAGATACTTTGCAGCAAGTAGAAGAGTTAGAAGAAGAATTAAAAAGAAAATGATACGTGTACACTCTGTCTACATTTGCTATATAATATAAATAAAAGGTTGTATCTTTTTGAAAAGGGGGAGAAGAGATGGCTGAAGTCAATGTACAAAAGTCTTCATTTTTTAAAGAAAAAAAAGAAGAATCAAATACAGATTTCTCTCTTGTGAAAGGTGCATTAACGGAGAATATAAATCGGTTAGAGAAACTGATGAATAATAGCAGTTCAAAATATATACAGGTGAAAAGAACAAAAGAAAATGCATAGAGCATTTTCTTTTGTTTTTTTATTTAATAGTAAACTTATCTTTTACTTTTTCAGGTAAATCTGCTTTCTGAATCTCTTCATAGGACTTTACTTCAATTGATGATATTTCATTTTTTCTATTATCATCTTGATCTACATAAAGGCGTAAAAACGTGTCTTCGTTTAATTTATGATTGTTTTCTTTTTTTGTACTTCTAAATGTAATTTGTTTTTTGACGCCATCTTCATCATATGCGGGCAGCGTATAGTTTCGTAAGTTTCTACCATCTACTTTTTCGGTAGTTCCTTCGCCTTTTATCTGCATGTAATATACATCTTTACCAATTCTATTTAGTGACGCTCTCTCACAGCCAATAGTAAAACTAGAAAATAATAAACATAGTGTAATAATTGCTAAAAACTTTTTCATTTTCTTTATCTCCTTTAATGTGTTTCTTTAAAAAGTATACGACTATTATTAAATGAGAAAAATCGATATAGAGTACAACACTCTTACAATGTTGTAAGAGTGTTGTACATAAAATGAACAATAAAAGTTAAAAGAAAGGTAAAATAATGAATCGTGGTATAATGATAAAGGACTTACATATTATTTCGTCATTTTGAGAGGAGCTTGAAAAATGTATTCTACTTTAGAACAATTAACAAAGCACCCTGTATTTTATCATTTTGCAGAAATTTCAAAGATTCCTAGAGGATCAGGTAATGAAAAGGAAATTAGTGATTATTTAGTGGGCTTTGCAAAAGAGCGTAACTTTGAAGTGATTCAAGATGAAGCATTAAATGTCATTATTAAAAAAGACGCAACTGCTGGCTATGAGAGTGTGCCAGCTATTATCATTCAAGGTCACATGGATATGGTTTGTGAAAAAAATCAAGCAACAGTACATGATTTTGAAAAAGACCCAATTGAATTACGAATCATTGGAGATATGTTATATGCAAATCAAACAACTTTAGGTGCTGATAATGGTATTGCAGTTGCGTATGCATTAGCTTTATTAGATTCAAAAGATATTCCGCATCCAGCACTTGAAGTCGTTATCACTACTGAAGAAGAAACGACAATGGGCGGGGCTTTTGCTATTGATCCAAATCATTTTGAAGGAAAGATATTTATAAATATTGATTCTGAAGAAGATCATAAATTATTTGTAAGTAGTGCAGGTGGTGCGAAAGCTGTTGAAACAATTCCTGTAATTTGGGATGAAACGCCAGCGAATATGGATGCATACCGTCTATATGTTGGTGGTCTAAAAGGCGGACATTCTGGTATGGAAATTGATAAACAACGCGGTAATGCGAACAAAGTATTAGGACGAGTATTACGTGATTTATCAGCATATATGGAGTTTAACATCAGTGAAGTTCACGGTGGATTAAAAACGAATGCAATTCCGCGTGAAAGTGTAGCTACAATTTTAATTCGTACAGAAGATGTAGAGCAAGTAGAAGAAAAAATAGAATCATGGACACGTGTATTACAAGAAGAAATGCGTGCTGTTGATCCAGATGTTCATGTTACACTGACAAAATTGGATGAAACAGTTGAAAAAGTATTTGCTAAAGAGACACAAAAGCAGCTTATTTCATCATTATTCTTAATTCCGAATGGCATTCAAAGTATGAGCATGGATATTAAAGGTCTTGTAGAAAGCTCAACAAATTTAGGCGTTATTGAAACGTTGCAAGATGAAATTAAATTACGCAACGAAGTGCGAAGTTCTGTAAGTAGTTTAAAACAACATGTTGCAGAAGAAATCAAATATATTGCTGAATTAGTTGGTGCTACTTTTGAAATAGAGTCAGAGTATCCAGAATGGCCATACAATCCAAACTCACAAATTCGTAATTTATTTGAAAAAGTACATCAAGAAAAATACAATAAAGAAATTGAAATCTTCGCTGTACATGCGGGGATTGAGTGTAGCGCATTCGTTCAAAAGATGCCTGAATTAGATGCAATTTCATTCGGACCAGACATCTTTAACGTCCACACTCCAGATGAACATATTAGTATCTCTTCTGTAGTGAATAACTGGGGATTCTTCGTTGATGTAATGAAGGGTACGAAAGAATTAGCTAAATAATATTGATGAAATGAAAAGTAGCCTATAAAACTTTATAGGCTACTTTTTTGTATTGATCTTTATTATGAGTTTTTTTATTGATAGTTTTGTTCTTATTTCTAGAGGAGATTGTACCAAAGATTGCTCCTGATATTGCTCCGATTAAAGTCATAAAAATTGCACTCCATGCTGCAAATGACATTATTACACCTCCAAATAATAAATTATTGTTTCTTAGCCTTTTGAATAGAAATGATAATTGCAACAACTGCTAAGAAGATAAGAGGAGACCAAGAAAAGAAAGACATGTAGCATTCTCCCTTCAATATTTATTTGAGGTATTTATATAAACTAATTATCACATGTTTTTAAATCAAACACGTGGAATATGCAATATTGCATATTTAATTGTAGAACTTAAAGAAGTGGAAACAGTTATTGAATAAAAATGATAATTTATAAAGAAAGTAAGGATTTTTTCTAACCTTAAAAAGGGCAAACAATCAAAAAACTCCTCTATCTTATATAAGGTAGAGGAGCTTTTAAAATGGTTTTTGTTTAAAAAAATAGTATCCAATATTTATTTACTGGTGAGATAAACGTAAATTATTTTGAGATTTTAAAGCTGCCCCCATAATAATAATTTTCTCCAAGTTTCATAACAGCTACATATGTTCCTGGATTATAAGCCTTAGTAATAGGCGTTACAAATCTACCATAATTATGTTTTAAACCAGAGTCATCAATGGTTTTATATCTATGCAAGTTTATTTCATCATTTTCA
Encoded here:
- the pepD gene encoding beta-Ala-His dipeptidase, which codes for MYSTLEQLTKHPVFYHFAEISKIPRGSGNEKEISDYLVGFAKERNFEVIQDEALNVIIKKDATAGYESVPAIIIQGHMDMVCEKNQATVHDFEKDPIELRIIGDMLYANQTTLGADNGIAVAYALALLDSKDIPHPALEVVITTEEETTMGGAFAIDPNHFEGKIFINIDSEEDHKLFVSSAGGAKAVETIPVIWDETPANMDAYRLYVGGLKGGHSGMEIDKQRGNANKVLGRVLRDLSAYMEFNISEVHGGLKTNAIPRESVATILIRTEDVEQVEEKIESWTRVLQEEMRAVDPDVHVTLTKLDETVEKVFAKETQKQLISSLFLIPNGIQSMSMDIKGLVESSTNLGVIETLQDEIKLRNEVRSSVSSLKQHVAEEIKYIAELVGATFEIESEYPEWPYNPNSQIRNLFEKVHQEKYNKEIEIFAVHAGIECSAFVQKMPELDAISFGPDIFNVHTPDEHISISSVVNNWGFFVDVMKGTKELAK
- a CDS encoding MarR family winged helix-turn-helix transcriptional regulator yields the protein MTQHKEEQMNEALALFYFAYKTFTEKPDEIIKEYGIQRVHHRILFFIARFPGISVNELLSLLEISKQALHGPLRQLVEKGLIESNEATHDRRVKQLSLTEEGTDLEKKLSDVQRKQMGAIFSKFGESCEENWHQVMNEMANSRSGHDAWITKREIPVDQK
- a CDS encoding type II toxin-antitoxin system SpoIISA family toxin, coding for MTISNIRIGLFILVIAFVVLVFFYWKNEELYEEKKQRIRKTWYGLFIISVTVYFMIKGIDLTLWKNLLMFTAMVIFVDIAFILTPNISEIWGAKFSDIGKTVQSIKRSLIASKARGEIYTTIIQNVNPAAFGTMEWHTEEEYTKSLNAFLDSYGEKIGAKIVVFEAVKELNTNFRGIRSQFSSIVPLEHIEQLNEQKAVQVENVGIIPAKTVSDVFIVIDGKKNNLQDRDFENVYNLTIHHSYFSK
- a CDS encoding YxeA family protein, producing MKKFLAIITLCLLFSSFTIGCERASLNRIGKDVYYMQIKGEGTTEKVDGRNLRNYTLPAYDEDGVKKQITFRSTKKENNHKLNEDTFLRLYVDQDDNRKNEISSIEVKSYEEIQKADLPEKVKDKFTIK
- a CDS encoding thiamine pyrophosphate-binding protein — protein: MYFWFPGDYNLAFLDDELAHEKLKWIGNCNELNAAYAADGYARIKGIAARKFLKLSLLSLNHLYLPKGSFQKNKSLHKNDFGNK
- the gpmA gene encoding 2,3-diphosphoglycerate-dependent phosphoglycerate mutase — protein: MIKLVLIRHGQSLWNLENRFTGWTDVDLSENGLSEAREAGAILKENGYTFDAAYTSVLKRAIRTVWIVLHEMDLTWVPVHKSWKLNERHYGALQGLNKEETAKKYGEEQVHIWRRSVNVRPPALTEDDPRYEANDPRYKTLQKGEFPLTECLEDTEKRVLEYWHSEIAPSLKSGEKVIISSHGNTIRSLVKYLDNLSNDGVVSLNIPTSIPLVYELDDDLHPIRHYYLSMDGEVPEGEIPKHISF
- the spoIISB gene encoding stage II sporulation protein SB, yielding MAEVNVQKSSFFKEKKEESNTDFSLVKGALTENINRLEKLMNNSSSKYIQVKRTKENA